Sequence from the Saccharopolyspora pogona genome:
CCCGCAGATGCACGTGGCAGGCGGAAACCTCAAGGAGATGATCGCGTTCATCCGCGATTCGGGCGTCGGCGTGATCGGCACCCCGGAGGACGCGGCAGAGCAGGTGCAGCGGCTGGTCGACCAGTCCGGCGGCTTCGGCGCGATGCTGCTGATGGCGCACGACTGGGCCAACCCGGCGGCGACGAAGCGCTCCTACGAGCTGATCGCCCAGCACGTGATGCCCGCCTTCCAAGGCCAACAACAGTCCACAATGGACGCCAAGGACAGGGCCAGTGCCACCCGCGAAGGCCACGCCCAAGCCCAACACGACGCGGTCGCCCACATGACGAAGAAGTACGAATCCGAACGCTCGTAGTCATGCGGCGATTTCGCGCGAAATCGCCCCTCGGGCCACCGATCTGCCAGTACAGCTGGCGGGGTGGCCGTTACCTCGTTGTCGGGATTGGCTCGTACTGGTGCTCGGGGCGGCCGCTGGCGCCGTAGCGCAGCGTCATGATGGCTCGCCCGTCCTGGGCCAGTGCCGCCAGGTATCGCTGTGCGGTGGCGCGGGCGATTCCCAGCTCCTCCGCGATCTCCGCCGCGGAGCGGGCGCCTCGGCCGTTGCGGAGTGCGTCGAGGACGAGGTGCGCGGTCAGGGAGGACTGGCCCTTCGGCGTCGAGGGCCGGTCGCCCTCGTGCAGCAGCCGCATCGCCCGGTCGATCTCCTCCTGGTCGACCTGGCCGCCGGTCGCCGGCAGGCGTGCGTGGTAGCGGGCGTAGGCGGTGAGCCGGTCCGCGAGCTGTTCCGCGGTGAACGGCTTGACGAGGTAGTTCAGCGCACCAGCCGCGAATGCGGCGCGGACTGTGGCGGGGTCGGCGGCGGCGGTGAGCATGATCGCGTCGACGTCGAGTTCGGCCAGGAGCGCGGCCCCGGCGCAGTCGGGCAGGTAGTTGTCGAGCAGCACTAGGTCCGGGTTCTGCGTGTCGATCAGCTCTCGTGCCTGCGCTGCGGTGTGCGCGGTGCCGAGGACGCGGAATCCGGACACGCGCTCGGTGAACTCGGCGTGCACCTGCGCGACCCGGAAATCGTCCTCGACCACGACAACCCCGATCACAGCGTCGCCTCCTGGGTGGGAAGGTCACCGGTTTCGAGCACATCCGGCAGCACCGCGACGAACACCGTCCCTGGCTGCTCGCCGGTATCGGTCAGCTGCACGTCTCCGCTGAGGCTTCGCGCGGCCTGGCGGGACAACGCGAGCCCCAGTCCGCTGCCCTCGGCGTCCTTGGACGACACGCCCTCGGTGAAGATCTTCTCCCGCAACGATTCCGGCACGCCGTCACCAGTGTCCACAACGGACAGGTGCAGCGTCGCGCCGTCGGCGAGCAGGTCGACTTCGACGCGGGCCGGGCGGGCCGACCCCAGCCGCGCCGCGTCGATCGCGTTGTCGACCAGGTTCCCGACGACGGTCATGACCTCGACCGGGGCGACGACCGCCGACGGCACCCAGCTCGTCTCACCCAGTTCGAGCTCGACGCCTCGTTCGGCCGCCACCGACTTCTTGGCGGACAGGAACGCCACCAGGTAGGGGTCGCGCACCGCCTCGGCGGCCGGGCCGAGTCCGGCGACCGACCCGGAGGAGAGCGCCTGGACGTATTCGACGGCCTCCTGGTTCCGACCGGTCTGGAGCAGCCCCGACAGGGTGTGCAGCCGGTTGGTGAACTCGTGGCGCTGGGCGCGCAGCGTGTCGGTCATGCTGCGCACCGAGTCCAGCTCGCGGCTGAGCGTCTCCAGGTCGGTGCGGTCGAGGAGGGTCAGCACGCTGCCGAGCTCGGTGCCGCCGCGGACCACGGGCCGGTGGTTGGCCACCAGCGTCCGGTCGCCCGTGACGGTGATCAGGTTGTCGACCGGCCGCCGTTCGAGGAGCACGTCCCGGAGCCGCGCGGGGATGCCGAGGGCCTCGACCGGGGTACCGACCTCGATGGACGTGTCCAGCAGCCGCTCGGCCTCGCTGTTGCGCACCGAGACGCGGCCTTCGGCATCAACGGCGAGCACGCCCTCACGGATGCCGTAGAGCACCGCTTCGCGCTGGCGCACCAGCTCTGCCAGCTCCTGCGGTTCGAGCCCAAGCGTTCGCCGCTTGAGCATGCGGGTGAGCCACGCAGCCCCGGCGACCCCGACCAGCAGCGCCCCGCCGGTGAAAGCCGCAGTGGTCCCGATGAGCCGCAGGAGCGCGACGCTGATGTCCTCCGCGTCGAAACCGACGCTCACCTGACCCACGATCGTGCCGTCCGGGGTGCGCAGCGGGACCTTGCCCCGCGCCGAGAGCCCGAGCGTGCCCCGCTGCACGTCGACGACCTCGTGGCCGGTGAGCACCCAGCTCGGGTCGGTGCTGACCGGCTCGCCGATCCTGGCGGGGTCCGGGTGGGAAAGCCTGATGCCGTTGCGGTCGGTGACGACGATGAACAGCGCGTCGGTGGCCGCGCGGGCCCGGTCGGCCTGCTCGCGCACCCGCGGCAGGTCACCGCGCGCGACCGCGCCCGACAGATCGCTGTCGGCGGCCACGGAGCGGGCGACGGCGAGGGCGCGCTGGCCGTACTGGTCGACGAGGTTGCGGTCGAGCAGCGAGGCGACGAGGACGAACCCGATCGCGGTGACCAGGGTGATCAAGCAGATCTGGAGGATCAGGGCCTGCCGCGCGAACCGCACCGGGCGGCGTGACATCTTTCGACTGTACCCCGCGAGCAAAACGCGCAAAACGCGGTGAACGCGGGATAGGCGGACAACGTCGACAACCCTCCCCATGGTGAACGGGGTCACCTACGGTTCCGCAAAACGAAACGCCGCTGTAACGAGGACCACCGTCGGTCCGTCGGGGAGGAG
This genomic interval carries:
- a CDS encoding response regulator; amino-acid sequence: MIGVVVVEDDFRVAQVHAEFTERVSGFRVLGTAHTAAQARELIDTQNPDLVLLDNYLPDCAGAALLAELDVDAIMLTAAADPATVRAAFAAGALNYLVKPFTAEQLADRLTAYARYHARLPATGGQVDQEEIDRAMRLLHEGDRPSTPKGQSSLTAHLVLDALRNGRGARSAAEIAEELGIARATAQRYLAALAQDGRAIMTLRYGASGRPEHQYEPIPTTR
- a CDS encoding sensor histidine kinase; the encoded protein is MSRRPVRFARQALILQICLITLVTAIGFVLVASLLDRNLVDQYGQRALAVARSVAADSDLSGAVARGDLPRVREQADRARAATDALFIVVTDRNGIRLSHPDPARIGEPVSTDPSWVLTGHEVVDVQRGTLGLSARGKVPLRTPDGTIVGQVSVGFDAEDISVALLRLIGTTAAFTGGALLVGVAGAAWLTRMLKRRTLGLEPQELAELVRQREAVLYGIREGVLAVDAEGRVSVRNSEAERLLDTSIEVGTPVEALGIPARLRDVLLERRPVDNLITVTGDRTLVANHRPVVRGGTELGSVLTLLDRTDLETLSRELDSVRSMTDTLRAQRHEFTNRLHTLSGLLQTGRNQEAVEYVQALSSGSVAGLGPAAEAVRDPYLVAFLSAKKSVAAERGVELELGETSWVPSAVVAPVEVMTVVGNLVDNAIDAARLGSARPARVEVDLLADGATLHLSVVDTGDGVPESLREKIFTEGVSSKDAEGSGLGLALSRQAARSLSGDVQLTDTGEQPGTVFVAVLPDVLETGDLPTQEATL